CATTGAGAACACGATGAACCCCGGAAGGGATAAGCAATGACGAAACAGAAGTCTGATGCCACGGTCGCCGCGGTGCGCACGATCGTTCCGGCGCTCATCGGTGTCGCGCTCGCGCGCCTCATCGCTGGGGTGCCCGCGGTCGCTGAAGTGCTGTCGTGGGTCGACCAGTTCATCAAGGATGTGGCCGAGGCTGGTGGTGTGCCGCTCATCGGTGTGACCGCTGTGTGGCTCATCCAGGCCGCGCTCACCGCCCTGGTGATCTGGGCCTGGTACGCGCTCGCCCGTGCGCTGGGTGACCGATGGCCGTCCGCTGAGAAGTGGATGCTCGGCTCCGAGGCTCGCCCGCATTACGTCGCGCGCTACGCCTCCTGATCCAGGATCCTTCACGCCCCCTTGTTCTAGCCTTCGGGCCGGAATGAGGGGGCACTTTTCTTGTTTTACCTGTTGCTAATACACATGAACGTATGTATACTGGTATTACCAACAAGGAAGGAGGAAACGTGGAAGATATGATCGACAGCCTGGCAAGACTCCTCACCGGAGTCGCCGCGGTAATCGCTTCAGTAGCAGCCCTGATCAAGGTCTGGCCCCGGAAGCGGAAACGCAAGAAGTAGCCAGGCGGGGCCGGGATTGGAGTAGCCACTACTTACTCCAAGACCGGCCCACAGGTCGATCATCCCACGGGAGACACAATGAACGCACTGCACTACATCGCTTTCGCGCTGATGCTGATCGTCGCCGCGATCACGATCCAGCCCGCACCATGGGCTGCCGCGCTTGCGGTCATCGCCGGCATCCTGACGATCGTCCCGACGTTCAAACGGAAGACCGACCGATGATTAAGTACCTCGGCCGGTCTGAGTTCGCCGCACACATCGGTGTCGCGGTCGGCACCCTATCCCGGTACACGCTGCCCGAGCCCGACGCGATGATCGGGCGCACCCAGGGGTGGCTGGTCGAAACCATTGATGCCTGGAACGCGTCACGCCCCGGGAAGGGCAACTGGAAGTAACCGACTGAGCCCCCATCTGACCTTCGGGTTGGGTGGGGGTTCTTTCGTCGTTTACCGGCCACGCGGCGGCAACGGCGGTGTGACACCCTGATTCGACGGCCACGGCACCGCCTTCTCCGCCTCACCAAGCGTCTTGTGAATCCCGACCATGCGCCGCTTTGCCGGGTCCGCATCCCACGTCATCAACAAGTACCGGTCCTCCCCGGTGGTGTCGGTCATCTTATGCACGACCGCTTTCGGGTGCTGCGGGAACTCGCGCAGAATCAGCCAGGTGCACGCGTCAACGATGATCGTGTTGCTGCGGTACACGGCTGGCCCCCATTCGAAAGTATGTTCGAATAGGGTACCTGGCGACGGGGCGCATTTGCCAGGGCGGGCCCAGGGTCCAAAACATGTGAAATAGGTCCGCTATCTTTGGGAGTTATGGCAGACCCATCGAAACAGCGCGGCAGGCTTCCACGGCGCGACTTTCGAAACAAACTCAAACGGGATCATCCGAGCGGGCTAATCCTCCTTGACGAGACTGGAGCGATATCGCAGGACCGCTACTTCGCGGTTGGCATCGTCACTCTTGACGAGCCTGCCCGCACACTCAGGCGGATTCAGACGCTCCGGGACAAGAAGCACTATTACAAGGAATTCAAGTTCTCTGCGACTACCAAGGACACGATCGACCTGCATCGTAGATTTGTCGAGGTCGCGGTCGAAGAGGGTGGCCTAAAGTTCGCGTCTTTCATCGCCGATCGTGAAGTGGCGGACCCTGTGGCGCGATTCGGAAATCACTGGGATGCCTACGGGAAAATGGCAGAGCAACTCCTGTTAGGAGCGGTTCGGTTTCCAATGGTGTACTCGGTACTCGCCGACAATTACTCATCGCCTGGAGAAGTCCGATTCGAAGAGGACCTGAAGGCTGCAGTGAACAAGAGGCTCAACAGGCTCGGGATTACCACCGTCGTTCGTCTCGATTCCAAGTCGACAGATGGCCTGCAGCTGGTTGACATGCTTACATCCTCGATAGCGTTCGAATTCCGCGCTGAGGCGGGTCTGGCAACGCACACATCTCCCAAGGGGAAGCTTGCACGACATGTTCGCGATTTGATGCAAGTAGAGTCATGCATCGGTGGGAACAAATCTGAAATGCTAAATGTGCGGGAGTACGAGCACGACAACTGGGCGGCGACTGGGACTGTCACAACTGCGGCAGTGTGAAACTAGAGATATTTCACTTTCGAGCGTATTGTTTGTTGTAGGGCGTGGGCCACTGGTCTATAGCCCTTTCGTGAAGGCGGTCACACTGTGGCCGCTTTCTTCTTTTATCGAGCGCGGTGTTGCGCTTCCGTGTACGAAGTTAACATGGTGCTCAGTGGTGCGTTAACTTATCTCCCACCGTCAAATGTGGCACGAGGGCGCCTCCCGTGCCACCCATTCAACGCGATGAGTCTCTTCCGTGCCGCTAGCGGTCCGCCGACGAGTTGGCGCGTATCTGTTCGATGAGTGCCCGCGTCTCGGCGCTCTTCACGATCTGCCCAACCCGCGACGTCGACAGTCCCACCTCGGCCGCGATCTGCGCGTACGTGAGCCCCACCGCCCGGAGCTCGAGGATCCTACTCTTCACGGAACCACGCCAGCAGCACCGCACTATCCGGGATCACACACGCAGCCTTCGCAGACACCCAATCAGGGCCCTCGCCAACCACCTCGGCAGACTCGAACATCGACCCGTCGAGTTCATGCTTCGGGATGTGGGCGGCATCGGGGAAGAAGCGGGCGCGAGCGAACATAGGGACAGGGTATCGGGTCGGCGTTTACTCGGCGTTTTGGCGTCAGATTTCAGTATTTACTTCCGATTACCCACGTCTACTATTCAGTGGAAATGCCTGATGAGGTGCCGTATATGCGCGACCCAAGTAACTCACGGTAGGCCAAAACCTCAATCGGTTCAGTCTGGGTTCGAGTCCCAGTGGGGGGACTGTGCTGGCCCCTCGCGCCCGTGCTGGCCCCTCACGCCCGTGCTGGCAGCCGACATCATGGGGATCGCGGTACGGTGTGATCATGAGCGCACCACCGGCCCCTACGACGCACCGACGTGGTCGGAGGAGCGGGTTTCCTCTGCTCGTCTGGGGCATCGCGCTCAATGCGGTCGCGCTCGTCGGGTGGACCCTGGGCGGTATGGCAGAGCCGGGCTCCACACCCCAGACCGTGAGCTTCATTGCCTCGGTGTTCGTGCAGGTCGCCGCAGTCTCGTGCATCGGGGCGGCGACGGTGGTCGGCATCATCGGGCTGACTCGCAAGGCACGCCCGATCGTGTGGCCCGTCCTCAGCGTGCTATCGATCCCGATCGCACTGGCCGTCTGGTTCCCCATGGTCGTCGTGGTGTGGATCCTGGTCGGTTGAGACCACACGGAACGCACGGATCACACGAACCATCCGGATCAC
Above is a genomic segment from Leucobacter rhizosphaerae containing:
- a CDS encoding XRE family transcriptional regulator; the encoded protein is MIKYLGRSEFAAHIGVAVGTLSRYTLPEPDAMIGRTQGWLVETIDAWNASRPGKGNWK
- a CDS encoding DUF3800 domain-containing protein yields the protein MADPSKQRGRLPRRDFRNKLKRDHPSGLILLDETGAISQDRYFAVGIVTLDEPARTLRRIQTLRDKKHYYKEFKFSATTKDTIDLHRRFVEVAVEEGGLKFASFIADREVADPVARFGNHWDAYGKMAEQLLLGAVRFPMVYSVLADNYSSPGEVRFEEDLKAAVNKRLNRLGITTVVRLDSKSTDGLQLVDMLTSSIAFEFRAEAGLATHTSPKGKLARHVRDLMQVESCIGGNKSEMLNVREYEHDNWAATGTVTTAAV
- a CDS encoding helix-turn-helix domain-containing protein produces the protein MKSRILELRAVGLTYAQIAAEVGLSTSRVGQIVKSAETRALIEQIRANSSADR